CAGCTTCACGCGGCCTTGGGAGATACACCCGAGGTTCTCCGTGGCCTTGGTATATCCCTCGATAGGTTAGGCTACGTCCAGATGCTTCTAGGCGATCTTACAACGGCAAGCGCATCCTATGAGGAAACCCTCACCCTCGCTCGCAAGCTCCGTGAACTCATGGGAGACATCCCACAAACCATTGAGGATCTCGCAGCATCCCTCAATAATGTCGCGAATATACGTCAAGTCCTTGGTGATAAAAATGGCGCTGCACGCGCTTGGGAAGAAGCTCAAGTGCTTCGCAGCCAGTTAAAGGAATGACCTTCCACGTCCATCAGTCCTGCCGACATATACTCCGTATACGGACGACAGGAGACAAGACAGGAGAAATACATTCACCAGCACTTCCACGATCACTGACGTCTGGAGACTCCCGCTGGGCATCAAATCATGGCTTGGCAGATTGCGGCGGACGGCCCCCGCTCCGGTCCTTCGAAACTGGTGCGTAGCACTTGCCCTGGTACTCCGCCACGACATCCGCGCAGGGCGGCTTCTGAGCGAGTTCCATCCAACACCCGCCATTAATCTCCAGTTCAATGGATTTGGGCTTACAGGGTGCCGTTGCCTGATTGCGGAAGGGCCGCGAGGGCAATGGATAGGAGAGAGTCACTGGGGCCCCTTCGTCCGCATTGATCAAGAATGGGGCATCTGTCTTGGATGACACCTCCAAGGGCGAGTCCGATACCAAGCGTCTTGGGTCCTCTGCGTTGCTCGACAAGAACAGCCAGACGCCCAGACCCAGCACGACCACGGCAAGGGCCACGGCGGACATCGCCGCCCGGAAGCGCCTCGTCCCACGTTCTCGCGCGGCCCGCCGCACCGGGGGCTTCACAGCTCCCTTCAACAGGTGGGCTCGAGCCTGGGGATTGTCCTCCACGCACTGCACCGCGGTGGACATCATCACCAGGATGTCCGCCAGTTCCGTCAGGTCAAGAGCAGCGGGCGAGCGATCCACCATCACGGTGACGGAGGGGGCATTGGGCTGGCAGGAGAACCGCACATCCCAGGGCCCGTCTGGTTTCCATTCCACGCGATCCGATGGAAACAGAAGCAAGGCCGGACGCCCCGTCCCCGCATGCCAAGCCTCGTGGAGACGACCCAGCCCAGGTTCCACCTCTTCGTACCTCTTCCCGAGGTGGAAGGGCCCCTGCCCCTCGTCCTTCTCGTCCGCCATGTGCTGGCCCTCCGTGAATGTGCGCCTCACGTCCACCGGCTCGTGCACCGATGACGTGGGCGCCCACTGGAGCGGACTTGACTCCCCAAGTCAAGTCCTCTGACGGCTCCTGTTGGGTTGAGCGACACCGCCAGCGCCGCTACTTCTGCGCGGGAGAGCGGTTCTGGCCCTGGCGGTCCAACATCCAGCCCGGGTACTCGGCGGGGAGCGCCGAGACGGTCTCCAGCGCGGCGAGCTCCTCGGGCGAGAGCTTCAACTCGGGCGCCGCGAGGTTGTCCTCGAGCTGCTCGGCCGTCTTGGCGCCGATGACGATCGTCGTGACGTGCGGCTGGTGCAGCAGCCACGCCAGCGCCACCCGCGCCACCGAGCTGGAATGCGCCTTGGCGATGCCATCCATCACGTCGATGACGGAGTAGGCCCGCTCCTGGTTCACCGGGGGGAAGTCGAACTGGAGGCGGCGAGCACCCTCGGGCCCCTGGGCTCCCCGGCGGTACTTGCCGCTCAGGAAACCACCCGCCAGCGGGCTCCACACCATCAAGCCCACCTGCTGATCCTTCATCAGGGGCACCAACTCCCGCTCCAGGTCCCTGCCCGCGATGCTGTAGTAGGCCTGCAACGACTCGAAGCGCGCGAGCCCCCGGTGCTCGCTGATGCCCAACGCCTTCATCAACTGCCAGGCCGCGAGGTTGGAGGCCCCGAGGTAGCGCACCTTGCCCTGACGCACGAGGTCATCGAGCGCGCGCAATGTCTCATCAATGGGGGTGACGGCATCGAAACCATGAATCTGGTACAGGTCGATGTAGTCGGTGCCCAGCCGCTTCAAGCTGGCATGCACCGAGTCCATGATGTGTCCACGAGAGAGGCCGACCTCGTTGGCACCGGGACCCATGCGCCCGCGCACCTTGGTGGCAAGGACGACATCCTTGCGCCGCTCCCCCAGCGCCTTGCCGAGGATCTGCTCGGACAGGCCGTTGGAATAGACGTTCGCGGTGTCGAAGAAGTTGATGCCCGTGTCCAGGCAGCGGCCCACCAGCGCATCGGCCTCGGACTGGCCCTGGGTCCCGATGGCCTTGAACCAGCCCTCGCCGCCAAACGTCATCGCTCCGAAACACAGCTCCGACACATACAGGCCCGTGCGGCCCAGCATCCGGTAGTTCATGTGCGTCAACCCCTCCAGGCAATGGGAGGGGCGTGACTTAACGCGTCCCTCCCTCCACCGCAGGGGTTTTCGGGCGCCCTACCCCTTACAGGGCAGGTACAGGCCGAGCTGGGCATCCACCTGCACGTAGATGCGCAGGAAGGAGGGATGCGGGTAGACGCCCGTCACCTCGGAGCGCAGCACCTGGCCGCGCACACAGCCCAGGCTGTCGTCGAAGGACACCTCGGTGGACAGCTTGTCCTTCACCGCCGCGAGCCGCTCGGAGACGTCCACCCGGAGCGCCTGCCGGGCCTGATCGCGGATGGACGCGTAGTCCAGGGCGAACTTGAGCTTCACCAGCTCGCTGGCCGTGCCCGGGGTGATCTCCAGGTCCGGCACGGAGAGCTGGTTGTCGATGACATGGGGGTGTCCCGCGAAGAACAGCTCGCCGCCCACACCCACCGAGTAGTCCCCCACCCGGGCCCTACCCCCGAGGTTCATCCGGATGACCACCGTGTCATCCGAGGGGTAGACCTGGGGCTTCTCCATGTACAGCTCGGGGTTGGATTCGGAGAAGAACAGCCGCCCGTTCATGGAGGACTCGAGCGCCTTGGACAGCTCCTCGTAGCGCGCGGCCACGGGCACCACCACCTTGAAGGGACCCGAAGGCAGGGTGGAGACGTTCTGCAGCAAGGGCATGCGCACGTCGCTGGCCACGACGCCCCCGTCCGCCGGGGTTCCTCCATCTCCGGAGGAAGCGCCAACCACGTAGGTGGCCGGCTGCGCGGAGGCGTCCGGGGTGCCACTCGCGAGCCGGGTGTCCGTCCCGGCGTCGGGGGCCTGGGCGAGGCTGGCCACCGGGGTGCAGGGCAGCGTCACCGAGGGCATCACGACGATGCCGAGGTCCTTCTCGAAACCATCGGCGAGCACCGTGGGCGAGGCCTCCAGGTTGGTCACCTTCAGCTCGGCGCACGCCACCTGATCCCCCACGGGAATCTCGATGGGCCGGGCGAGCCGGGAGAAGGCGTTGGCCACCATCGGGCGCACGTCGAAGCGGAAGTCGTCGAGCGTCTTGCCCACGAGGCTCCGCAGCTTGTCCTCGATGGCCCGGTTGACGGTGTCCACCGGTCCGGAGGCCACCACCTGCACCTCGGTGGACTGCAGGAGCGCCTTGAAGTCGGCCGTCATGACCGGCTCGCCGGCGATGGTGAGGGAGATGGGCATCTGCCGCTCCCCGAGCATGTTGAAGCGCCCGAGGACATTGACGCCCACCACCACGCGGCCGCGATCGAACTTGAGCGTCACCGGCTCGCGCTGCCAGGTGTAGTGGATCTTCTGGCCCGCCAGCAGGTCGGCATCCCCCTCACCCGAGCGGGGCAGGCTCTCGGCCATCTTCCGGATGAGGGCCTCGCGGAAGATGGTGGCGTGGATGACGATGCGCGAGGGCGGAGGATCCGACACCGGCCGGCCCCCATTGGAGGCGGGCGGAGGTGGCTGGAGGCTCTGCGCCTCGAGACGGGGACCCCCACAGGACACGAGGGCAAGGGACGCGAGGAGCGCGGGAACGGGACGAAGGCGCGAACGAAGCATGGGAAGCAAGGGCACGAGAAGTGCGGCCCGCACTATACCCCAACCGGCCGCCCCGGTTCCCAGCGGGACCCGAGGGCGGGCGGCACACGGGTCCCCCCTTCCGGCCTTCACGACGGAAGGGGCAGAATCCCCGCCCCCCTCGTTCCCCCCCGCTTCGCGGGCACCCCACCTTCAACTTTCCGTCTGGAAAGCCTTGGATGAAGCGGACGAAAGCAAGACGTACAGATGCGTCTTGTTTGTCTGAACAAGAAGTGTTTCATTTGTTCAGCCGTCCCCCCGCTGTTCTCCCGGAGAAGGAGCACGAGTCAATGATTCCATCCGTGTTTCACGAGAGACGTTTGTCTGGAATAGCCAACCAGACCCTGGCGACCTGCGCCCTGTTGATCTCCACGGCGTGCGGAGGTGTCACCTCCACCGACAATGGCTTGACGGGTGAGTCCGTGACGCCTTCGTCGGTGAGCACCTCGTCCCGGAACCTGGCGGACGACGGCTGCTCGCCCGACGTGACGCCCCCCGTCGTGACATGCGATGCCTATGGCGGCGTGGTGGAGTGCGGCGGGTACATCGACGAGGTTCCCAACCTGCAGTACTCAGACAACTGCTCCATTCAATACGTCTCGACATCCTACGCCTACAAGATGGTGGGAACCGTCTATACGGGAGCCGGCGTCTGGGACGGATTCAACAGCGCCAGTTGCACGACCGAATGGACGGTGGTCGATACCCTGCCGCCGGACATCTATCTGGAGGGCGGGGATATCACCATTCCC
Above is a window of Cystobacter fuscus DNA encoding:
- a CDS encoding aldo/keto reductase; protein product: MNYRMLGRTGLYVSELCFGAMTFGGEGWFKAIGTQGQSEADALVGRCLDTGINFFDTANVYSNGLSEQILGKALGERRKDVVLATKVRGRMGPGANEVGLSRGHIMDSVHASLKRLGTDYIDLYQIHGFDAVTPIDETLRALDDLVRQGKVRYLGASNLAAWQLMKALGISEHRGLARFESLQAYYSIAGRDLERELVPLMKDQQVGLMVWSPLAGGFLSGKYRRGAQGPEGARRLQFDFPPVNQERAYSVIDVMDGIAKAHSSSVARVALAWLLHQPHVTTIVIGAKTAEQLEDNLAAPELKLSPEELAALETVSALPAEYPGWMLDRQGQNRSPAQK
- a CDS encoding DUF4403 family protein, which codes for MSDPPPSRIVIHATIFREALIRKMAESLPRSGEGDADLLAGQKIHYTWQREPVTLKFDRGRVVVGVNVLGRFNMLGERQMPISLTIAGEPVMTADFKALLQSTEVQVVASGPVDTVNRAIEDKLRSLVGKTLDDFRFDVRPMVANAFSRLARPIEIPVGDQVACAELKVTNLEASPTVLADGFEKDLGIVVMPSVTLPCTPVASLAQAPDAGTDTRLASGTPDASAQPATYVVGASSGDGGTPADGGVVASDVRMPLLQNVSTLPSGPFKVVVPVAARYEELSKALESSMNGRLFFSESNPELYMEKPQVYPSDDTVVIRMNLGGRARVGDYSVGVGGELFFAGHPHVIDNQLSVPDLEITPGTASELVKLKFALDYASIRDQARQALRVDVSERLAAVKDKLSTEVSFDDSLGCVRGQVLRSEVTGVYPHPSFLRIYVQVDAQLGLYLPCKG